One window of the SAR202 cluster bacterium genome contains the following:
- a CDS encoding molybdopterin oxidoreductase: MQEAKVLSYRQINKDLLGNIFKSSNRYWLIVGFLTIIVLGAFAAAGYMINRGLWVTGLNRPIFWGFMITNFVFWIGISHAGVMLSAILRLSKAEWRRPATRAAEVLTIFSLMTAVTMPIIHTGRPWRTLYWAFPFDFQRGIWPDVRSALVWDPSAINTYLTSSIMFVFVALIPDLAVLRDRSTGLRRMIYTVLSMGWRGSPRQWKLQAIAGILLSALILPVFVSVHSIVSFDFSMTISVKAWHSTIFAPYFVIGAVLSGVSGVVTVMIFIRWLFNWEDYIRREHIDALGRLLIVIALAWFYFFALEFMFGIYGQEGDELATRHMQMFEPPWSWLFLTFIITAFFIPLGLWLFRDVRRSFLWMTITTLLVNVGMWLERFLIIVPGLARKQGFTGTWHTYAPSAVEITIIVGTFAMVLLLFLLFAKVFPLIPLFDIKEGQVLKDEIKIGRRRVPAVIRED; this comes from the coding sequence CGTTCTGGGCGCCTTCGCCGCCGCCGGCTATATGATAAACCGGGGCCTCTGGGTCACCGGCCTCAATCGCCCCATCTTCTGGGGCTTCATGATCACTAACTTCGTCTTTTGGATAGGCATCAGCCACGCCGGCGTCATGCTCTCCGCCATCCTCCGCCTCTCTAAGGCCGAATGGCGCCGCCCCGCCACCCGCGCCGCTGAGGTCCTCACCATCTTCTCCCTCATGACCGCCGTCACCATGCCCATCATCCACACCGGGCGCCCCTGGCGCACTCTCTACTGGGCCTTCCCCTTCGACTTCCAGCGCGGCATCTGGCCCGACGTCCGCTCCGCCCTGGTCTGGGACCCCTCCGCCATCAACACCTACCTCACCTCCAGCATCATGTTCGTCTTCGTCGCCCTCATCCCCGACCTGGCCGTCCTCCGCGACCGCAGCACCGGCCTCCGCCGCATGATTTATACCGTCCTCTCCATGGGCTGGCGAGGCTCTCCCCGGCAGTGGAAACTTCAGGCTATCGCCGGCATCCTCCTCTCCGCCCTCATCCTGCCCGTCTTCGTCTCGGTTCACAGCATCGTGTCCTTCGACTTCTCCATGACTATCTCCGTTAAGGCCTGGCACTCCACCATTTTCGCTCCCTACTTCGTCATCGGCGCCGTCCTCTCCGGCGTCTCCGGCGTCGTCACCGTCATGATTTTTATACGATGGCTCTTCAACTGGGAGGACTACATCCGGCGCGAGCACATCGACGCCCTGGGCCGCCTCCTCATCGTCATCGCCCTGGCCTGGTTCTACTTCTTCGCCCTGGAGTTCATGTTCGGCATCTACGGCCAGGAGGGCGACGAGCTGGCCACCAGGCACATGCAGATGTTTGAGCCGCCCTGGTCCTGGCTCTTCCTGACCTTCATCATCACCGCCTTCTTCATACCCCTGGGCCTCTGGCTCTTTAGAGACGTTCGACGCAGCTTCTTGTGGATGACCATCACCACCCTCCTGGTGAACGTGGGCATGTGGCTGGAGCGGTTCCTTATCATAGTCCCAGGCCTTGCCAGAAAGCAGGGCTTCACTGGCACGTGGCACACCTATGCTCCCAGCGCCGTGGAGATAACCATCATCGTGGGCACCTTCGCCATGGTCCTCCTTCTATTCCTCCTCTTCGCCAAAGTGTTCCCGCTTATTCCCCTCTTCGACATAAAAGAGGGCCAGGTCCTTAAAGATGAAATCAAGATTGGCCGCAGGCGCGTGCCTGCCGTCATTCGAGAAGACTAA
- a CDS encoding heme lyase CcmF/NrfE family subunit, which translates to MGDLGLIAMLISLALAGYAAIGSVLGRLRNNLALVDSARYATYLATLALIISTLSLVSAFLSRDFELRYVFEHSSLAMPRIYTWVAFYAGNEGSLLFITTALSLMATLAVALAPARFRPSLPYTNAVLMLILAFFLSVMTTLANPFAKLDVVPADGRGINPLLVHPGMFFHPPMLMTGLVMVSIPFAFALGTLLSKRVGDEWVDMGRVWGILAWAVLGIGLLLGSWWAYTILGWGGYWAWDPVENAGLMPWLGLTAFIHSIMVQKRFGMFRMWNLALVFISFGLSLFGMFINRGGPVPSVHSFAASTLGWVFLIFLIVGVIAPFALFFWRFNLLKSARPLESSLSREAAFLVNNLLLLGVAFVTLWGVVYPLVSELINGVTVTVGEPFYNNVNGPILLGLIFLMGVGPLLPWRRANFAILKRNLLWPLIAALVVAITLAVLGVRKPYALLAFSLLAAVAAAILIEWFRGTRTRHRRGENPLQAFALLMASNRPRYGGYVVHLAIVVLALGIVGSSFYGSQQDILLSPGQSANVEGYNVRYVDSRTVARADRTESYYTIDITKNGDHVTTLEAQRTFYPDFNMNATRAGIRSTPVQDLYVVPSESREGSDVIGFRVFINPLIWWLWIAGPIMILGTVIALWPAGVPAWLAARVPQTQRQRPEPTPEIPAHD; encoded by the coding sequence GTGGGTGACCTGGGCCTCATAGCCATGCTCATCTCCCTGGCCCTGGCCGGCTACGCCGCCATCGGCTCCGTCCTGGGTAGGCTGCGTAACAATTTGGCCCTCGTGGACAGCGCTCGATACGCCACCTACCTCGCCACCCTTGCCCTGATTATCTCAACTCTCAGCCTGGTCAGCGCCTTCCTATCTCGCGATTTCGAACTGCGATATGTTTTCGAACACAGCAGCCTCGCCATGCCGCGAATTTACACCTGGGTAGCCTTCTACGCCGGTAACGAAGGCTCCCTCCTTTTCATCACCACCGCCCTCTCCCTGATGGCAACCCTGGCCGTAGCCCTGGCCCCCGCACGGTTCCGGCCCAGCCTCCCCTACACCAATGCCGTCCTTATGCTCATTCTCGCCTTCTTCCTGTCGGTCATGACCACCCTCGCCAACCCCTTCGCCAAGCTGGATGTCGTCCCCGCAGACGGCCGAGGCATCAACCCCCTGCTGGTCCACCCGGGCATGTTCTTCCACCCGCCTATGCTCATGACCGGCCTCGTAATGGTCAGCATCCCCTTCGCCTTCGCCCTGGGCACCCTCCTATCCAAGCGCGTCGGCGACGAGTGGGTGGACATGGGGCGAGTGTGGGGCATCCTGGCCTGGGCTGTTTTAGGCATCGGTCTGCTCCTGGGAAGCTGGTGGGCCTACACTATCCTGGGCTGGGGCGGCTACTGGGCCTGGGACCCCGTCGAAAACGCTGGCCTCATGCCCTGGCTCGGCCTCACCGCCTTCATCCACTCCATCATGGTCCAGAAACGATTCGGCATGTTCCGAATGTGGAACCTGGCCTTGGTCTTTATCAGCTTCGGCCTCTCCCTCTTCGGCATGTTCATCAACCGAGGCGGCCCCGTCCCCTCCGTCCACTCCTTCGCCGCCTCCACCCTGGGCTGGGTCTTCCTCATCTTCCTCATTGTCGGCGTGATAGCCCCCTTCGCCCTCTTCTTCTGGCGCTTCAACCTCCTGAAAAGCGCCCGCCCCCTGGAGTCCAGCCTCTCCCGCGAGGCCGCCTTCTTGGTCAACAACCTTCTTCTGCTCGGCGTGGCCTTCGTCACCCTCTGGGGAGTGGTCTACCCCCTTGTCTCTGAGCTTATCAACGGCGTCACCGTCACTGTGGGCGAACCGTTCTACAACAATGTCAATGGCCCAATTCTTCTTGGCCTCATCTTCCTCATGGGCGTCGGCCCTCTGCTCCCCTGGCGCCGCGCCAACTTCGCCATCCTCAAGCGTAACCTCCTATGGCCCCTTATCGCCGCCCTGGTGGTCGCCATCACCCTGGCCGTCCTAGGCGTTCGTAAGCCCTACGCTCTCCTCGCCTTCAGCCTCCTGGCTGCTGTTGCCGCCGCTATCCTCATCGAATGGTTCCGCGGCACGCGCACACGACACCGCCGCGGCGAGAATCCCCTCCAGGCCTTCGCCCTCCTCATGGCCTCCAACCGCCCTAGATACGGCGGCTACGTCGTGCATCTGGCTATCGTCGTTCTAGCCCTGGGCATCGTGGGCTCCTCCTTTTACGGTAGCCAGCAGGACATCCTCCTCTCCCCCGGCCAGTCGGCCAACGTCGAGGGCTACAACGTCCGCTACGTCGACTCCCGCACCGTTGCCCGCGCTGACCGCACCGAGTCCTACTACACCATCGACATCACCAAAAACGGCGATCACGTCACCACCCTGGAGGCCCAGCGCACCTTCTACCCCGACTTCAATATGAACGCCACCCGCGCCGGCATCCGCTCCACGCCTGTCCAGGACCTCTACGTCGTCCCCAGCGAAAGCCGTGAGGGCAGCGACGTCATCGGCTTCCGAGTTTTCATCAACCCCCTCATCTGGT
- a CDS encoding cytochrome c, with translation MLNPMRKATAIRTGLAPRLATLRFLPLLRGEVRMGGRGLSAGFPLKSRLVFLALAGLLVALLGAACGRGSYPIDFFYEMHYQRSYHQQEPPRLLPPDGAVPTTGREVLLTPQALDSITNPIPGQGIEHGALLYAINCSQCHGATGLGDGQVLVTMMAKYGYVPKLSPNLVAVRALPDSFLYGIISNRDLILTDPNQPKVMPRFQQLLTPEERWMIINYLREGLTGQ, from the coding sequence ATGCTCAATCCGATGAGAAAAGCTACCGCTATTAGGACCGGGTTAGCACCACGGCTGGCTACCCTCAGGTTCCTTCCCCTCTTGAGGGGGGAGGTTAGGATGGGGGGTCGGGGTCTTAGTGCGGGGTTCCCTCTCAAGAGTCGACTGGTATTCCTCGCTTTGGCAGGCCTCCTCGTCGCCCTGCTGGGCGCGGCCTGCGGTCGCGGCTCCTACCCCATCGACTTCTTCTACGAGATGCATTACCAGCGTTCCTACCACCAGCAGGAGCCGCCGCGCCTTTTGCCCCCTGACGGCGCTGTACCCACTACTGGCCGTGAGGTGCTGCTTACCCCTCAGGCCCTGGACTCCATTACCAACCCCATACCCGGCCAGGGCATCGAGCACGGCGCGCTTCTATACGCCATCAACTGCTCCCAATGCCACGGCGCTACCGGCCTCGGCGACGGCCAGGTCCTCGTAACTATGATGGCGAAATATGGCTACGTCCCCAAACTGAGCCCCAATCTAGTGGCTGTAAGAGCCCTTCCTGACAGCTTCCTCTACGGCATCATCAGCAACCGCGACCTCATCCTCACCGACCCAAATCAGCCCAAGGTCATGCCCCGGTTCCAGCAGCTCCTCACGCCTGAGGAGCGCTGGATGATCATTAACTACCTGCGCGAGGGTCTGACCGGCCAGTAG
- a CDS encoding cytochrome c-type biogenesis protein CcmH has protein sequence MLELDRIRPIIGFWLALIVSLILILSACGDAQPKTLEQQAVEIDKSLMCPVCPAETIDQSQVPLAADMRAFVREKLAEGWTKQQILDYFSSEERYGPSVLAAPPRSGAHLLVWVVPPIGVAAAALILFFILRSMRSGPSTLPPQPADDPSLTPYLAQVDAALNPAPENPSEETPSNPPRTAPDRG, from the coding sequence ATTTTGGAACTAGATCGGATTAGGCCCATCATCGGTTTTTGGCTAGCCCTTATAGTTTCCCTTATCCTTATCCTCTCAGCCTGCGGCGACGCCCAACCAAAGACCCTGGAACAGCAGGCTGTGGAAATCGACAAGTCCCTCATGTGCCCCGTCTGTCCTGCCGAGACCATCGACCAGTCCCAGGTCCCCCTGGCCGCGGACATGCGCGCCTTCGTCCGCGAAAAACTGGCGGAGGGCTGGACCAAGCAGCAGATCCTCGACTACTTCTCCTCCGAGGAGCGCTACGGCCCTTCCGTTCTCGCCGCGCCCCCCAGGTCCGGCGCTCACCTCCTCGTCTGGGTCGTGCCGCCCATTGGCGTGGCCGCCGCCGCGCTAATCCTCTTCTTCATCCTCCGCTCCATGCGCTCCGGTCCCTCTACTCTACCTCCCCAACCCGCCGACGACCCATCCCTCACCCCCTACCTCGCCCAGGTCGACGCCGCTTTAAACCCTGCACCTGAGAATCCTTCCGAAGAAACCCCTTCCAACCCTCCGAGGACTGCGCCAGACCGTGGGTGA
- a CDS encoding DUF3341 domain-containing protein: MAKKELMGLFTDAGYAAEAGDALERAGLTKNDYDFLTDTPYPEGALGERHISHKIYVFPFIGAMLGLTVAILITAGTQVSYPLITGGKPVLSVPAMAIISYEGTMLGAILFTVLGILFESRLPYFRKRLYDDRITEGYIGLVVEVDDSKVSDVERALTQAGAVEIKRAAA; encoded by the coding sequence GTGGCTAAAAAAGAATTGATGGGCCTCTTTACCGACGCCGGGTACGCCGCCGAAGCAGGCGACGCCCTGGAGCGCGCCGGCCTTACCAAAAATGACTACGATTTCCTCACCGACACGCCATATCCTGAAGGCGCCCTCGGCGAGCGGCACATCAGCCACAAAATCTACGTCTTCCCCTTCATCGGCGCCATGCTCGGCCTCACCGTCGCTATCCTCATCACCGCCGGCACCCAGGTCTCCTACCCCCTCATCACCGGCGGCAAGCCCGTCCTCTCCGTCCCCGCTATGGCCATCATCTCCTACGAAGGCACCATGCTGGGCGCCATCCTTTTCACTGTCCTCGGCATCCTTTTCGAGTCCCGCCTCCCCTACTTCCGCAAGCGCCTTTACGACGACCGCATCACCGAAGGCTACATTGGTCTGGTGGTGGAGGTCGACGACTCCAAAGTAAGCGACGTCGAACGGGCCTTGACCCAGGCCGGCGCCGTCGAAATCAAGCGGGCCGCCGCCTAA